A region from the Lentisphaera profundi genome encodes:
- a CDS encoding rhodanese-related sulfurtransferase, whose product MTMYTVCALYKFVRLENYQELREPLHEIMEQNKVRGTLLLALEGINGTIAGSAKGVETVLNYLENDCQLKPIEYKNSFNEIAPFKRTKVKLKKEIVTMGVEGIDPLQSVGTYVKPSDWNELISDPDVILVDTRNDYEVGIGTFKNAVNPNTESFREFPQYVKENLDPEKNKKVAMFCTGGIRCEKSTAYLKEQGFEEVYHLKGGILKYLEEVPKEDTMWEGECFVFDERVAVNHNLEKGQYDQCFACRYPITEEDKQHKHYELGVSCAGCFEKFSDERKERFAERERQVRLARERGEEHMGAEVIQSAEARQQAKLAKKSMIVDRKNVKHKGKNNEVREG is encoded by the coding sequence ATTACTATGTATACTGTATGTGCATTATATAAGTTCGTGCGTTTAGAAAACTATCAAGAATTACGCGAACCGCTTCATGAGATAATGGAACAAAATAAAGTTCGAGGAACCTTATTACTCGCCTTAGAAGGAATAAATGGCACGATTGCGGGATCCGCAAAAGGCGTTGAGACGGTGCTCAATTATTTAGAGAATGATTGCCAACTCAAGCCCATCGAATACAAGAATTCATTTAACGAAATAGCTCCTTTTAAGCGTACTAAAGTTAAGCTCAAAAAAGAAATTGTGACCATGGGAGTAGAAGGAATTGATCCTCTACAATCAGTAGGGACATATGTAAAGCCGAGTGATTGGAATGAACTCATTTCCGATCCCGATGTTATTTTGGTGGATACCAGAAATGATTATGAAGTCGGAATCGGGACATTTAAAAATGCTGTGAATCCTAATACTGAGAGCTTTCGCGAATTCCCTCAATATGTCAAGGAAAATTTAGATCCAGAAAAGAATAAAAAAGTGGCCATGTTTTGTACTGGTGGGATACGTTGTGAAAAATCTACAGCCTACTTAAAAGAGCAAGGTTTTGAAGAAGTGTATCACCTCAAGGGTGGTATACTGAAATATCTTGAGGAGGTACCAAAAGAAGATACCATGTGGGAAGGTGAGTGTTTTGTTTTTGATGAGCGCGTGGCGGTTAATCACAACTTAGAGAAGGGTCAGTACGATCAGTGTTTTGCATGTCGCTATCCAATTACTGAAGAAGATAAGCAACACAAACACTATGAATTAGGTGTGAGTTGTGCAGGTTGCTTTGAAAAATTTTCGGATGAACGTAAAGAGCGTTTTGCTGAGCGTGAACGACAAGTACGTTTGGCGCGGGAACGTGGGGAAGAGCATATGGGTGCAGAAGTTATCCAATCGGCAGAAGCACGTCAACAAGCAAAACTAGCTAAAAAAAGCATGATCGTGGACAGAAAAAACGTCAAACACAAAGGAAAGAACAATGAGGTTCGAGAAGGTTAG